The Haladaptatus cibarius D43 genome window below encodes:
- a CDS encoding phosphoglycerate kinase has translation MPIQTLDDLAVQGTTLGVRIDINSPLTESGDLADDARLRAHVDTLSELLERGGKVAILAHQGRPGSDDFASLSPHAERLDELLSYPVSHCDATFSGDARTAVTNLRESEAVVLENTRFYSEEYMEFPAEEAAETHLVDRLVPELDAYVNDAFAAAHRSQPSLVGFPTRLPGYVGRVMENELDVLGDIDATPRPRVYVVGGAKVSDSIAVAKNVLERDLADHVLTAGVVGNVFLFADGADLGDASADFIHDQGYWDYIDDAADLLEAYSDKIHLPKDAAVSRDGERAEITRGDFPPKEDEGAMDIGNATITAYSKILRDAGTVILNGPAGVFEDDTFADGTRELYTEAVNAEYSIVGGGDTAAAIRKFGLSGFDHVSTGGGACLRMLTGDPLPAVEALSR, from the coding sequence ATGCCTATTCAGACCCTGGACGACCTCGCCGTCCAAGGGACGACCCTCGGCGTGCGCATCGACATCAACAGTCCGTTGACCGAGTCCGGTGACCTCGCCGACGACGCGCGACTCCGGGCGCACGTCGATACCCTCTCGGAACTGTTGGAACGCGGCGGTAAGGTGGCGATTCTCGCGCACCAAGGGCGGCCCGGGAGCGACGATTTCGCAAGCCTCTCCCCGCACGCGGAGCGACTGGACGAACTACTATCCTACCCCGTCTCCCACTGCGACGCGACATTCTCGGGCGATGCGCGAACAGCGGTCACAAACCTCCGCGAGAGCGAAGCGGTCGTCCTCGAAAACACCCGTTTTTACAGCGAGGAGTACATGGAGTTCCCGGCCGAAGAGGCCGCCGAAACCCATCTGGTTGACCGTCTGGTTCCCGAACTCGACGCCTACGTCAACGACGCATTCGCGGCGGCCCATCGCTCTCAGCCCTCGCTCGTCGGCTTTCCGACGCGGCTTCCGGGCTACGTCGGCAGAGTCATGGAGAACGAACTCGACGTCCTCGGCGACATCGACGCGACACCTCGCCCGCGGGTGTACGTCGTCGGTGGTGCGAAAGTATCCGACTCCATCGCCGTCGCAAAGAACGTGCTGGAGCGCGACCTCGCAGACCATGTCCTGACGGCGGGCGTCGTCGGCAACGTCTTCCTGTTCGCCGACGGTGCTGACCTCGGTGACGCCAGCGCGGACTTTATCCACGACCAAGGCTACTGGGACTACATCGACGACGCCGCAGACCTCCTCGAAGCCTACAGCGATAAGATTCACCTGCCGAAAGACGCGGCAGTCTCCCGCGACGGCGAACGTGCGGAAATCACGCGCGGCGACTTCCCGCCGAAAGAAGACGAGGGTGCGATGGACATCGGCAACGCCACCATCACCGCCTATTCGAAAATTCTCCGGGATGCCGGAACCGTCATCCTCAACGGGCCAGCAGGCGTCTTCGAGGACGACACCTTCGCCGACGGAACCAGAGAACTGTACACCGAAGCCGTGAACGCCGAGTACAGCATCGTCGGCGGCGGCGACACCGCGGCCGCGATTCGGAAGTTCGGCCTGTCCGGATTCGACCACGTCAGCACGGGCGGCGGCGCGTGCCTTCGGATGTTGACCGGCGACCCGCTCCCCGCGGTGGAAGCACTCTCACGATAG
- a CDS encoding branched-chain amino acid ABC transporter permease, with protein sequence MDGVNETYSRGRRLVVERPLLVVVGLFAALLVVDFVSRLLSGDLLVSDVGSLVWSGLMRGLIIGLAGIGLSMTYSILNFANFSHGDYITSGAFTGWAVTYLVSGFSQSSLPGLLLVGAGGTVYASDLNITIATTPIAVILGLVLAGLGTIALALFIDRVVYRPMRDAGGIALLITSVGVAFMLRYLIVFVFSTQNRGTTASQEIPSWRLLLWDGTVPVTAHDLTLLVSTVGLMVGVHVLLQRTKLGKAMRAMADNEDLARITGIPTERVIRWTWIIGGGLTGVAGYLMVLWTGTIDFQFGWLLLLPIFAAVILGGIGSIYGAILGGLVIGLTWDLAIIWIPGEFGRAAAFGMMILILLFKPQGLFAGRTTA encoded by the coding sequence ATGGACGGCGTAAATGAAACCTATTCACGTGGACGACGCCTCGTTGTCGAGCGACCACTGCTCGTGGTTGTCGGCCTCTTTGCGGCGCTTCTCGTCGTGGATTTCGTAAGCCGCCTGCTATCCGGCGACCTACTCGTGTCCGACGTCGGTTCGCTCGTCTGGAGCGGACTCATGCGCGGACTCATTATTGGCCTTGCCGGAATCGGGCTATCGATGACGTACAGTATTCTGAACTTCGCCAACTTCTCTCACGGCGATTACATCACGAGCGGCGCGTTCACCGGTTGGGCGGTAACGTATCTCGTATCCGGGTTCAGCCAATCCAGCCTTCCGGGCTTGCTGTTGGTCGGAGCGGGCGGAACGGTGTACGCGAGCGACCTCAACATAACCATTGCGACGACGCCAATCGCGGTCATTTTGGGACTCGTTCTCGCCGGGCTGGGAACGATTGCACTTGCACTGTTCATCGACCGCGTGGTATACAGACCGATGCGCGATGCGGGCGGTATCGCCCTGCTCATCACCAGCGTCGGCGTGGCGTTCATGCTTCGATACCTCATCGTGTTCGTCTTCTCGACGCAGAACCGCGGCACGACGGCGTCACAGGAGATACCTTCGTGGCGGCTTCTGCTCTGGGACGGAACCGTTCCCGTCACTGCACACGACCTCACCTTGCTCGTTTCGACGGTGGGGCTGATGGTCGGCGTTCACGTCCTGCTTCAGCGAACGAAACTCGGCAAGGCGATGCGCGCCATGGCCGACAACGAAGACCTCGCGCGAATCACCGGGATTCCGACCGAGCGCGTCATTCGCTGGACGTGGATAATCGGCGGCGGCCTGACCGGGGTCGCTGGCTACCTGATGGTTCTCTGGACGGGAACCATCGACTTCCAGTTCGGTTGGCTCCTGTTGCTCCCGATTTTCGCCGCGGTCATCCTCGGCGGCATCGGGTCGATTTACGGCGCGATTCTCGGCGGGTTGGTCATCGGACTGACATGGGACTTGGCCATCATCTGGATTCCGGGTGAGTTCGGCCGGGCCGCCGCGTTCGGCATGATGATTCTCATCCTGCTGTTTAAGCCGCAGGGACTGTTCGCAGGGAGGACGACCGCATGA
- a CDS encoding branched-chain amino acid ABC transporter permease, translating into MSASFRDFEVSDTMLIIGALLGLYALYLLAGSALGYSFRGQLNSLARLTFLIAVYGMLALALNLQWGYTGLFNIGIAGFMAVGLYTMAIVSKPPASATAGAATVSGLGLPLWVGIIAGMLAAALLGLLIALPALRLRADYLAIVTIAMSEIVRFTVMSNQFQNVVIFGRNLGTGGGRGLLLNYDDPLQPLFDSAPYAAVENALNPLVGGSVGPVLDSLTYAIILMGFVAGFYWLLKRTGESPFGRVLKAIREDEEVANALGKDTDRFKIKSFMLGCALMGLAGILWQLRQGAITPTSFRPQVTFFVWLALIIGGAGSNTGSVLGAAVFAGLLFQGPLYLKNIIRQVYDVSASPNTFADAIGPVFAGNITPFVAYTINNINALQLVIMGVVLILIMQRRPEGVLGHRKEEAASIPLSRPRSGGGTPEPKPATDGGEQGGDGQ; encoded by the coding sequence ATGAGCGCGAGTTTCCGCGATTTCGAAGTCAGCGACACGATGCTCATCATCGGCGCGCTTCTCGGCCTGTACGCGCTGTACCTCCTCGCCGGGTCGGCGCTCGGCTACTCGTTCCGCGGCCAGTTGAACTCCCTCGCGCGCCTCACGTTCCTCATTGCGGTGTACGGAATGTTGGCGCTCGCGTTGAACCTACAATGGGGATACACCGGGCTGTTCAACATCGGCATCGCGGGATTCATGGCTGTCGGATTGTATACGATGGCCATCGTCTCGAAACCACCGGCAAGCGCGACTGCAGGGGCCGCGACCGTGTCCGGACTTGGCCTGCCTCTCTGGGTCGGCATCATCGCCGGAATGCTCGCGGCGGCGCTTCTGGGCTTGCTCATCGCGCTTCCGGCGTTACGGTTACGGGCCGACTATCTCGCCATCGTGACCATCGCGATGTCCGAAATCGTTCGGTTCACCGTGATGTCGAACCAGTTCCAGAACGTCGTGATATTCGGCAGAAACCTCGGAACCGGCGGCGGTCGCGGTCTGCTGTTGAACTACGACGACCCACTGCAACCGCTGTTCGACAGCGCCCCCTACGCGGCGGTGGAGAACGCGCTGAATCCGCTCGTGGGCGGCAGTGTCGGGCCGGTACTCGATTCGCTAACTTACGCAATCATCCTGATGGGATTCGTCGCCGGATTCTACTGGTTGCTCAAGCGAACCGGCGAATCGCCGTTCGGTCGTGTTCTCAAGGCCATCCGGGAGGACGAGGAGGTTGCGAACGCCCTCGGCAAGGACACCGACCGGTTCAAAATCAAGTCGTTCATGCTCGGGTGTGCACTGATGGGACTGGCTGGCATCCTCTGGCAACTCCGGCAGGGTGCCATCACGCCGACATCGTTCAGACCGCAGGTGACGTTTTTCGTCTGGTTGGCCCTCATCATCGGCGGTGCGGGGTCGAACACCGGTAGCGTTCTCGGTGCGGCGGTGTTCGCCGGTCTGCTGTTCCAAGGGCCGCTGTACCTGAAGAACATCATTCGGCAGGTGTACGACGTTTCGGCGTCGCCGAACACGTTCGCCGACGCAATCGGCCCGGTATTCGCGGGCAACATCACGCCGTTCGTCGCGTACACCATCAACAACATCAACGCGTTGCAGTTGGTCATCATGGGCGTCGTGCTCATTTTGATAATGCAACGCCGCCCTGAGGGCGTGCTCGGCCACCGCAAGGAGGAGGCCGCGAGCATTCCGCTCTCGCGTCCGCGCAGTGGCGGTGGCACGCCTGAACCGAAACCCGCGACTGACGGTGGCGAACAAGGAGGTGACGGACAATGA
- a CDS encoding ABC transporter ATP-binding protein, with protein MTASESEQRETLDIGRETVDLSETPLRVENLRKTFGGITAVDGATFSVEQGSFTGLIGPNGAGKSTTFNLITGVYQPDGGAVYFDDEDITGQRPYQIANRGLVRTFQIARELAEMTVLENMMLAPKAQEGEKLWRSVTPGLRGSVEQQEEEVLSRAWEMLDFFEIEHLAGEYAGNLSGGQRKLLEMARALMTDPQMVLLDEPLAGVNPSLEKKLLKHVHELRERGYTFLLVEHDMDVIMNNCEHVIVMHQGKVLAEGEPAEIRSNEQVIDAYLGDEV; from the coding sequence ATGACTGCAAGCGAATCCGAACAGAGAGAAACGCTCGACATCGGGCGTGAAACGGTGGATTTGAGCGAAACGCCGCTTCGAGTCGAAAATCTCCGCAAGACGTTCGGCGGAATTACTGCGGTTGACGGCGCGACGTTCTCCGTCGAACAGGGGTCGTTCACCGGACTCATCGGGCCGAACGGGGCCGGAAAATCGACCACGTTCAACCTCATCACCGGCGTCTATCAACCGGACGGCGGCGCGGTGTACTTCGACGACGAGGACATCACCGGACAGCGCCCGTACCAAATCGCCAATCGCGGACTGGTGCGGACGTTCCAAATCGCCCGCGAACTCGCGGAGATGACAGTGCTCGAAAACATGATGCTCGCGCCGAAAGCGCAGGAGGGCGAGAAACTCTGGCGGTCGGTGACGCCCGGACTTCGAGGCAGCGTCGAACAACAGGAAGAAGAAGTCCTTTCTCGCGCGTGGGAAATGCTCGATTTCTTCGAAATCGAGCATCTCGCGGGTGAATATGCGGGCAACCTCTCCGGCGGCCAGCGAAAACTGCTGGAGATGGCGCGGGCGCTCATGACCGACCCGCAGATGGTTCTACTGGACGAACCGCTGGCGGGCGTCAACCCGTCGCTTGAAAAGAAACTGCTGAAACACGTCCACGAACTGCGCGAACGTGGCTACACGTTCCTGCTCGTGGAACACGACATGGACGTTATCATGAACAACTGCGAACACGTCATCGTGATGCACCAAGGCAAGGTGCTCGCCGAGGGCGAACCGGCGGAAATCCGCTCGAACGAGCAGGTCATCGACGCCTATCTGGGGGACGAAGTCTGA
- a CDS encoding ABC transporter ATP-binding protein: protein MALLEIDSLDAGYGEDLQILDDVDMRVEDGEYVTIVGPNGAGKSTVMKSVFGLTTYMGGTVTFEGTEIQRKTPEQIIHQGLGYVPQNDNIFGSLSVQENLEMGAYILDEVPDDALSEVFERFPILHERREQKAGTMSGGQQQMLAMGRALMLDPDLLMLDEPSAGLAPDLVAEMFDKVDEINDSGTAILMVEQNAKEALRRCDRGYVLVQGGNRFMDTGDALLADDEVRQEFLGG, encoded by the coding sequence ATGGCACTCCTCGAAATCGACAGCCTCGACGCGGGGTACGGCGAAGACTTGCAAATCCTCGACGACGTGGATATGCGCGTCGAAGATGGCGAGTACGTCACCATCGTCGGGCCGAACGGGGCCGGGAAATCGACCGTGATGAAATCCGTCTTCGGACTGACGACCTACATGGGCGGAACGGTCACCTTCGAAGGAACCGAAATTCAGCGGAAGACGCCGGAGCAAATCATCCACCAGGGACTTGGCTACGTCCCGCAGAACGACAACATCTTCGGGTCGCTCTCCGTGCAGGAGAACTTGGAGATGGGCGCGTACATTCTAGACGAAGTGCCGGACGACGCGCTTTCCGAGGTGTTCGAACGCTTTCCGATTCTCCACGAGCGCAGGGAACAGAAGGCCGGAACGATGTCCGGCGGCCAACAGCAGATGCTCGCCATGGGGCGGGCGCTGATGCTCGACCCCGACTTGCTGATGCTTGACGAACCGAGCGCGGGATTGGCTCCCGACCTCGTGGCCGAGATGTTCGACAAGGTTGACGAAATCAACGACTCCGGCACCGCGATTCTGATGGTCGAGCAGAATGCGAAGGAGGCTCTACGGCGCTGCGACCGCGGCTACGTCCTCGTACAGGGTGGCAACCGGTTCATGGACACTGGAGACGCCCTGCTGGCCGACGATGAGGTCAGACAGGAGTTCCTCGGCGGCTAA
- a CDS encoding ABC transporter substrate-binding protein: protein MGGVGVATTAGLMGSLQQDGGPDMLTIIGYPQSGIQLFRDLYATGQNLDVLVPDGLQSSTLPQEVGNDMQNVTGTAPAAAGPNQDAFNQLFQDQYNQPPGVFTSQSYDSVAILILANAAAGENTGSAIREQMRRIANPGGQEYGPQNFVEGVQAAANGDDINYQGASSTTNFDQNGDPAAASYDVWQFAPQTEDGIRTVNTRRFESNAGGPSANNAPGGTGRTIRVGILLPETGDLGSVGTPMIQASRIPIQQVNQADVDLQVETQVEDTQTSRQPALSGANALVNAGYPAISGPASSGNNIPVSSEVYIPNEIVGCSPSSTAITVSRLQDNDYVFRTAPSDLLQGQVMAQVAAERLGAQSASTLFVNNDYGQQLSEQFSQSFQQDHDGQVNNQVAFNIGESSYTSVINQALGG from the coding sequence ATGGGTGGCGTAGGTGTCGCGACGACCGCTGGCCTGATGGGGTCGCTCCAACAGGACGGCGGCCCGGATATGCTCACTATTATCGGCTATCCGCAAAGCGGCATTCAGTTGTTCCGCGACCTGTACGCAACCGGACAGAACCTCGACGTTCTCGTTCCGGACGGCCTACAGTCATCGACGCTTCCGCAGGAAGTCGGCAACGACATGCAGAACGTCACCGGAACCGCACCCGCCGCCGCCGGACCGAACCAAGATGCGTTCAATCAACTGTTCCAAGACCAGTACAACCAACCACCGGGCGTGTTCACCTCGCAGTCCTACGATTCGGTCGCAATCCTGATTCTGGCGAACGCCGCAGCAGGCGAGAACACCGGGTCGGCCATCCGCGAACAGATGCGCCGAATCGCTAACCCCGGCGGGCAGGAGTACGGCCCACAGAACTTTGTGGAGGGAGTTCAAGCCGCCGCGAACGGAGACGACATCAACTACCAAGGAGCATCGAGTACGACCAACTTCGATCAGAACGGCGACCCCGCCGCGGCATCTTACGACGTGTGGCAGTTCGCGCCGCAGACCGAGGACGGCATCAGAACCGTGAACACGCGGCGATTCGAGAGCAACGCGGGCGGGCCGAGCGCGAACAACGCACCCGGCGGAACCGGACGAACCATCAGAGTCGGTATCCTGCTTCCGGAAACCGGCGACCTCGGCTCCGTCGGGACGCCCATGATTCAAGCGTCCAGAATCCCGATTCAGCAGGTGAATCAGGCCGACGTAGACCTGCAAGTCGAAACGCAGGTCGAAGACACGCAAACATCCAGACAACCGGCACTCTCGGGTGCGAACGCGCTCGTCAACGCGGGCTATCCGGCCATCTCCGGCCCGGCATCGTCGGGGAACAACATCCCGGTTTCGAGCGAGGTGTACATCCCGAACGAAATCGTCGGCTGTTCACCGTCCAGTACCGCGATTACCGTCTCGCGCTTGCAGGACAACGACTACGTCTTCCGAACCGCACCGAGCGACCTGCTTCAGGGGCAAGTGATGGCACAAGTCGCGGCCGAACGACTCGGCGCACAATCCGCTTCCACCCTGTTCGTGAACAACGACTACGGCCAACAGTTGTCCGAACAGTTCTCGCAGTCGTTCCAGCAAGACCACGACGGACAGGTCAACAACCAAGTCGCGTTCAACATCGGCGAATCGTCGTACACGTCGGTCATCAATCAGGCGTTGGGCGGGTAA
- a CDS encoding ABC transporter substrate-binding protein, whose product MRYGIERRDVLKGVGTAGIASLAGCIGGGGAGDGDGNGDGNGGGNGGGPDVINVIGYPQSGIQLFRDYYKNTDGSHDIIVPDGLLDADLPKEVSNDMQNVTGTAPAASGPNQEAFTEMYRDEYDSAPGVFTAHSYDAVAILILANAAAGANDGQKIRDQMRRVANPGGQEFGPENFVEAVEAAARGEDINYQGASSVVDFNEKGDPASAAYNVWKFAPDTDAGSETVDTINFDGDAGGNMADSSPGGQDREIMVGILLPETGDLGSVGSQMIQAANLPIQQVNDAGISVTVDSQVEDSQTTKQASLSGANALVSAGYPAICGPASSGNFIPVSKQVFTKQSIVGCSPSSTALTVTNLEDNDFVFRTAPSDLLQGQVMAQVAAERLGGSTASTLFVNNSYGQQLSEKFSSAFTEEQDGEILNKVSFNKGENSYTSVINKATDSN is encoded by the coding sequence ATGAGATATGGTATCGAACGACGTGACGTTTTGAAAGGTGTCGGAACCGCTGGAATCGCCAGTCTTGCGGGCTGTATCGGCGGTGGCGGCGCTGGAGATGGTGATGGCAATGGAGACGGAAATGGCGGCGGAAACGGTGGTGGCCCGGACGTTATCAACGTTATCGGCTACCCGCAAAGCGGTATCCAACTGTTCCGCGACTATTACAAAAACACCGACGGAAGCCACGACATTATCGTTCCCGACGGACTGCTCGACGCTGACCTCCCGAAGGAGGTCAGCAACGACATGCAGAACGTCACCGGAACCGCTCCGGCCGCCTCCGGGCCGAATCAAGAGGCGTTCACGGAGATGTACCGCGACGAATACGACAGCGCGCCGGGCGTGTTTACCGCACACTCCTACGATGCGGTTGCCATCCTCATCCTCGCCAACGCGGCGGCGGGTGCGAACGATGGTCAAAAGATACGCGACCAGATGCGTCGAGTCGCCAACCCCGGTGGGCAGGAGTTCGGCCCCGAAAACTTCGTGGAAGCGGTCGAAGCCGCGGCACGCGGTGAGGACATCAACTATCAGGGCGCATCCAGTGTGGTCGATTTCAACGAGAAGGGCGACCCGGCCTCCGCGGCTTACAACGTGTGGAAGTTCGCTCCGGATACGGATGCGGGTTCGGAAACCGTCGATACCATCAACTTCGACGGCGACGCTGGTGGCAACATGGCGGACAGTTCGCCCGGCGGCCAAGACCGTGAAATCATGGTCGGTATTCTGCTTCCGGAAACCGGCGACCTCGGTTCCGTCGGGAGCCAGATGATTCAGGCGGCGAACTTGCCGATTCAACAGGTGAACGACGCGGGAATCAGCGTGACAGTTGACTCGCAAGTCGAGGATTCACAAACCACGAAACAGGCCTCGCTTTCCGGTGCGAACGCACTCGTCAGCGCGGGCTACCCGGCCATCTGTGGCCCTGCTTCGTCCGGAAACTTCATCCCGGTGAGCAAACAGGTGTTCACCAAACAGAGCATCGTCGGCTGTTCGCCGTCGAGCACGGCGCTCACGGTGACGAATTTGGAGGACAACGACTTCGTCTTCCGCACAGCCCCGAGCGACCTGCTTCAGGGACAAGTTATGGCACAGGTCGCCGCCGAGCGACTCGGCGGCAGCACCGCCTCGACGCTGTTCGTGAACAACAGCTACGGCCAGCAGTTATCCGAGAAGTTCTCCTCGGCATTCACGGAAGAACAGGACGGCGAAATCCTGAACAAAGTGTCGTTCAACAAGGGCGAAAACTCCTACACCTCCGTCATCAACAAAGCGACGGATTCGAACTAA
- a CDS encoding CBS domain-containing protein, producing MDAEVTIRDMMTREYVGVSESDSVLGAVQLMQTEGVGSVVVLRGREPVGIMTESDVVGLVADERDATETTVADAMTSPVVSMRADRSLADAAGVMAQQGIRRLVVTRDDEMVGLLTERDVISASASPSSITSSPEPEVSDAELVGTMETNGGDTEYEGQSICEVCGKLTRELANVNGQLVCTDCREY from the coding sequence ATGGACGCTGAAGTCACAATCCGGGATATGATGACCCGCGAATACGTGGGGGTCAGTGAATCTGACTCCGTTCTCGGCGCAGTACAACTCATGCAGACGGAAGGCGTGGGGAGCGTCGTCGTCCTTCGGGGACGCGAACCGGTGGGAATCATGACCGAATCGGACGTCGTCGGCCTCGTCGCAGACGAAAGAGATGCTACCGAAACCACCGTCGCCGACGCGATGACGAGTCCTGTCGTCTCGATGCGGGCAGACCGCAGTCTCGCCGACGCCGCGGGGGTAATGGCACAACAGGGAATCAGACGGCTCGTCGTCACCCGCGACGACGAGATGGTCGGCCTGCTCACCGAACGGGACGTGATTTCTGCCTCGGCATCGCCGTCGAGCATTACGTCCTCTCCCGAACCGGAGGTGAGCGACGCCGAACTCGTCGGAACGATGGAAACGAACGGCGGCGACACCGAATACGAAGGGCAAAGCATCTGTGAGGTCTGTGGCAAACTCACGCGGGAACTAGCGAACGTCAACGGCCAACTGGTCTGTACCGACTGCCGCGAATACTAG
- a CDS encoding GTP cyclohydrolase III, with the protein MTNAQITLVQIDNYGPWTVTPEPRREVDLQTLQSRLYADLSQLIGNRQGYVFFTRFDNMIAVTNGLSMDDHALVQESVGNRYPVTVSLGVATGTSPVQALADATEQLQDAGSAQDKSRREILRGRTIDEEFRTDDDIQIAHFDVNDMTGNFTDEVNAFDSFIHIEQGYAELMRYMREAHDSLSFFVGGDNVIAVCPELDEAEYEDAIRHVRDTVEVELKVGVGNGRVPQDAGMAAKHALETCRADGSNVEFQ; encoded by the coding sequence GTGACGAACGCCCAGATTACGTTGGTTCAAATCGACAACTACGGTCCGTGGACCGTGACGCCGGAACCGCGCCGGGAAGTAGACCTCCAGACGCTCCAATCGCGTCTGTACGCCGACCTCTCGCAACTCATCGGCAATCGGCAGGGTTACGTCTTTTTCACCCGGTTCGACAACATGATTGCGGTGACCAACGGCCTGTCGATGGACGACCACGCGCTCGTACAAGAATCGGTCGGAAACCGCTACCCGGTGACGGTCAGCCTCGGTGTCGCCACCGGAACCAGCCCAGTGCAGGCGCTCGCCGACGCAACCGAACAGTTGCAGGACGCGGGAAGCGCACAGGACAAGTCACGTCGGGAAATCCTTCGCGGACGGACAATTGACGAGGAGTTCCGAACCGACGACGACATCCAAATCGCGCATTTCGACGTGAACGACATGACCGGCAACTTCACCGACGAAGTGAACGCCTTCGACTCGTTCATTCACATCGAGCAGGGCTATGCGGAACTGATGAGGTACATGCGCGAAGCCCACGATTCCCTCTCTTTCTTCGTCGGCGGCGACAACGTCATCGCGGTTTGCCCGGAATTGGACGAGGCCGAATACGAAGACGCCATTCGACACGTTCGGGACACGGTGGAAGTCGAACTGAAAGTTGGCGTCGGCAACGGTCGCGTTCCGCAGGATGCCGGAATGGCGGCAAAGCACGCGCTCGAAACGTGTCGCGCGGACGGCAGTAACGTGGAGTTCCAGTAA